A window of Suncus etruscus isolate mSunEtr1 chromosome 4, mSunEtr1.pri.cur, whole genome shotgun sequence contains these coding sequences:
- the C4H1orf52 gene encoding UPF0690 protein C1orf52 homolog, with amino-acid sequence MAAEEKDPLSYFAAYGSSSSGSSDEEENSEPEETRDRAPVAAGKQVEKRLPGPDELFRSVARPAFLYNPLNKQIDWERRVVKAPEEPPKEFRIWKSSCVPPPESYTAAERRPPPPELDMAIKWSNIYEDNGDDAPQNVKKARLLPEGEETVESDDEKDEHTSKKRKIEPGESAKKKK; translated from the exons ATGGCCGCCGAGGAGAAGGATCCTCTGAGCTACTTCGCGGCCTATGGGAGCAGCAGCTCCGGCTCGTCGGACGAGGAGGAGAACAGCGAGCCAGAGGAGACGCGCGACAGGGCTCCCGTTGCGGCGGGAAAGCAGGTGGAAAAGCGGCTGCCGGGCCCGGACGAGCTGTTCCGGAGCGTGGCCCGGCCGGCCTTCTTGTACAACCCGCTCAATAAGCAGATCGACTGGGAGAGGCGCGTCGTCAAGGCGCCCGAGGAG CCTCCCAAGGAGTTCAGGATTTGGAAGTCCAGCTGCGTCCCACCCCCGGAATCTTACACGGCCGCCGAGCGGAGGCCGCCGCCGCCAGAACTGGACATGGCCATCAAATGGTCTAACATATATGAGGACAATGGCGATGATGCCCCCCAGAATGTGAAGAAAGCCAGGCTATtaccagaaggggaggagacAGTGGAATCTG atGATGAAAAAGACGAACATACTTCTAAAAAGCGCAAAATAGAACCAGGAGAatcagcaaagaagaaaaaatag